GCGCGCACGGTGGCGTCGATCACGGCGAGGGGCTTCTGCGCGGTGGCGGCGGTGTCCAGGTAGTGCCAGTCGCCAGCCCCGTTCTTGGAGATGAGGCCCGGGAACTGGTCCTTGATGACGAGGGTATCGGTGGTCACAGGATGGCCTCCAGCCGGGCCAGTGCCGCCTCGCTCAGAGCCTCTTCGCCGGGGGCGCCGGTAAAGGCTTCGGCGATGAAGGCCTGAAGCATCAGGCGCTTGGCCTGCGGCGGGGTGAGCCCGCGCGACATCAGGTAGAACAGACCCTGCGCATCGAGTTCGCCCACCGCGCAGCCATGTGCGGCCTTGACGTCGTCGGCGTAGATTTCCAGTTCCGGGCGGGCATTGGCGGTGGCGGTGCGTTCCAGCAGCATGGCGCGCACCGACTGTTCGGCGTCGGTGCCGTCGGCCCCGCGCTCCACCGCGATACGGCCCAGGTACGTGCCGACGGAAGCGCCCGCCAGGACGGTGCGGATGATCTGCGCGGACGTCGCGTTCAACCCCGCGTGGGTGACTTCGGTGACGACTTCCAGCGTTTCGCTACCCGTCGCCAACTGCGCCGCGCCCAGCGTGAAGTCGGCGTTCTCGCCCAGCTTCACGTCGACGGCGATGCGGCCATAGGCCGGCCCGGCGGTAAGCACGCGCAGGTCAAACTTCGCACCCTTGCCCAGCGTGATCGCTACATGGCGCGCCACTGCACCGGCGCCGGTCTCGACGATTTCCAGCGTGCCTTCAGCATCGGCCGCGACCTCGATCTCCTCGGTCACGATCGGCCAGACGGAGCGCAGCGCCTCGATGTCCGAGTAGCGGAAGTCTTCGTCCTTGCGGCTGGGCAGGGTCATCTCGACGTTCATGCTGCGGTCTCTTGGACCACCGCTTCGTAGCCCTCTTCCTCAAGGCGCAGGGCGAGGTCGGCGCCGCCCGACTTGACGATGCGGCCCGCCGCCAGAACGTGCACGAAGTCCGGCTTCACGTAATCCAGCAGGCGCTGGTAGTGGGTGATGAGCAGCACGGCCTTGTCGCTCTTGCGCATGATGGCGTTGATGCCTTCACCGCAGACGCGCAGGGCGTCGATGTCGAGGCCGGAGTCCGTCTCGTCCAGGATCGCCAGCTTCGGGTCGAGGATGCCCATCTGGACCATCTCGGCGCGCTTCTTTTCGCCGCCGGAGAACCCGACGTTCACCGGGCGCTTGAGCATGTCCATGTCCATGCGCAGCAGGCCCGCCTTCTCGCGCGCCAGCTTGAGGAATTCGCCGCCCGAAAGCGGGGCCTCGCCGCGGCTCTTGCGCTGGGCGTTGGCCGATTCGCGCAGGAACTGAACGAAGGAGACGCCGGGAATCTCGACCGGATACTGGAAGCCCAGGAACAGGCCGGCGGCGGCGCGCTCATTCGGGGCCAGCTCGAACAGGTCCTGACCATTGAAGGTGGCGCTGCCGCCGGTCACTTCATAACCCGGACGGCCGCCGAGGGTGTAGCCCAGCGTCGACTTGCCGGCGCCGTTGGGGCCCATGATCGCGTGGATCTCGCCCGCATTGATGGTGAGCGAGAGACCCTTGAGGATCGGCTTGTCGGCGACGGTGGCCTGAAGATTGTTGATTTCGAGCATGATTATACCTCGTCGCTCATGAACGTCGTGGTGGAGCGCGAGGCTACCTTCTTGCGCGCATTGCGCTTGTCGAACGGCACGGCGAGTTCGCTGTTGATCTCGCGCAGGACGGCGGCGACGTTTTCCACCACCTCCTCTTCCGAGAAACGCAGCACGCGGATGCCGACCTCGATCAGCTTGCGGTCCTGCAACTCGTTGACGTCGGGGTTGGAATCCTCGGCGCTCAACTGGATCACGATCCAGCGCGAGGGGCAGGCGAAGTCGACGATAGCCGAGCCGACGATCGACTGGCGAATGAACTTCACGCCGGCCTGCTTCGAGCCGGACAGCTCCGCCCACAGCGCCTTCTGCGCGTCGGTGGGGTTGCGGCGCTGGTCTTTCGCACGCTCCTTGAGCGTTTCGAGACGGGCGCCGGTCACGGCGAAATTGGCCTTTACGTCGCCCTTGGGGCCGCTCTCGTTGCGGCTGATGCCCAGGGTCTTGCGGGCGGCGGTCATGGATTTTGTCCTTTGGTCTTTAAGTCATCGTCACGGCAGGAGGGGGTGGGGCCGCCTTGCTTCAACCCACGCTTCCCTCAAGCGAAATTCCCAGCAGCTTCTGCGCTTCGACAGCGAACTCCATCGGCAGCTGCTGCAGCACTTCCTTGGCGAATCCGTTGACGATCAGCGCCACGGCGCTCTCGGTGTCGAGGCCGCGCTGCAGGGCGTAGAACAGCTGGTCGTCACTGATCTTGCTGGTGGTCGCCTCGTGCTCGATCTGGGCGCTGGGATTGCGCACCTCGATGTAGGGCACGGTGTGGGCGCCGCATTCCTTGCCCAGCAGCAGCGAATCGCACTGGGTGAAGTTGCGCACGCCCTCGGCGCCCGGCGCCACGCGCACGAGGCCGCGGTAGGTGTTGTTCGACTTGCCGGCCGAGATACCCTTCGAGATGATCGTCGAGCGGCTGCCTTTGCCGTTGTGGATCATCTTGGTGCCGGTATCGGCCTGCTGGTAGTTGTTCGTCACCGCTACCGAATAGAACTCACCCACCGAATCCTCGCCGTTGAGGACGCAGGAGGGGTACTTCCAGGTGATCGCGGAGCCGGTTTCAACCTGCGTCCAGCTGATCTTGCTGCGCGCGCCCTGGCACAGGCCGCGCT
The DNA window shown above is from Novosphingobium sp. P6W and carries:
- the sufC gene encoding Fe-S cluster assembly ATPase SufC; translated protein: MLEINNLQATVADKPILKGLSLTINAGEIHAIMGPNGAGKSTLGYTLGGRPGYEVTGGSATFNGQDLFELAPNERAAAGLFLGFQYPVEIPGVSFVQFLRESANAQRKSRGEAPLSGGEFLKLAREKAGLLRMDMDMLKRPVNVGFSGGEKKRAEMVQMGILDPKLAILDETDSGLDIDALRVCGEGINAIMRKSDKAVLLITHYQRLLDYVKPDFVHVLAAGRIVKSGGADLALRLEEEGYEAVVQETAA
- a CDS encoding SufD family Fe-S cluster assembly protein, with product MNVEMTLPSRKDEDFRYSDIEALRSVWPIVTEEIEVAADAEGTLEIVETGAGAVARHVAITLGKGAKFDLRVLTAGPAYGRIAVDVKLGENADFTLGAAQLATGSETLEVVTEVTHAGLNATSAQIIRTVLAGASVGTYLGRIAVERGADGTDAEQSVRAMLLERTATANARPELEIYADDVKAAHGCAVGELDAQGLFYLMSRGLTPPQAKRLMLQAFIAEAFTGAPGEEALSEAALARLEAIL
- a CDS encoding endonuclease domain-containing protein; amino-acid sequence: MTAARKTLGISRNESGPKGDVKANFAVTGARLETLKERAKDQRRNPTDAQKALWAELSGSKQAGVKFIRQSIVGSAIVDFACPSRWIVIQLSAEDSNPDVNELQDRKLIEVGIRVLRFSEEEVVENVAAVLREINSELAVPFDKRNARKKVASRSTTTFMSDEV